Proteins encoded in a region of the Triplophysa dalaica isolate WHDGS20190420 chromosome 10, ASM1584641v1, whole genome shotgun sequence genome:
- the LOC130429779 gene encoding 60 kDa lysophospholipase-like isoform X1, translated as MQTPGALKIDLNRVLCDGPPLNMLEEVMELNWLDIRSQQVDVNSGDYNGQTPLHTASELGNLDMAMFLLGKGASPDSVNSSGKCPLHLNIKNRHFRVIKLLRLRGFTLKLHPVRIAIEMIQTVRKRDHALLHAWFLSGVDMDTTDYNGWTAMKEAVQLGDKTMISKLVDYRTTPLSSVPV; from the exons ATGCAGACACCAGGTGCTTTAAAGATAGACCTCAATAGAGTGTTGTGTGATGGACCACCCCTGAACATGTTGGAGGAAGTGATGGAACTCAACTGGCTTGATATCAGAAGCCAGCAG GTGGATGTCAATTCAGGAGACTATAATGGACAAACACCTCTCCATACAGCCAGTGAATTGGGCAACTTGGACATGGCAATGTTCCTGCTGGGAAAAGGGGCTTCACCTGACTCTGTGAACAGCTCTGGAAAATGCCCATTACACTTGAATATTAAGAACAG GCATTTTAGAGTTATCAAGCTTCTGCGGTTGAGAGGGTTCACTTTGAAACTACACCCAGTGAGAATTGCCATTGAAATGATCCA AACAGTACGCAAGAGAGATCATGCGCTACTTCATGCCTGGTTTCTGTCAGGGGTGGACATGGACACCACTGACTACAATGGCTGGACAGCAATGAAGGAGGCTGTTCAGTTGGGGGACAAAACCATGATCTCCAAACTAGTGGACTACAGAACCACGCCATtg TCCTCTGTGCCCGTGTAA
- the LOC130429779 gene encoding 60 kDa lysophospholipase-like isoform X2 codes for MQTPGALKIDLNRVLCDGPPLNMLEEVMELNWLDIRSQQVDVNSGDYNGQTPLHTASELGNLDMAMFLLGKGASPDSVNSSGKCPLHLNIKNRTVRKRDHALLHAWFLSGVDMDTTDYNGWTAMKEAVQLGDKTMISKLVDYRTTPLSSVPV; via the exons ATGCAGACACCAGGTGCTTTAAAGATAGACCTCAATAGAGTGTTGTGTGATGGACCACCCCTGAACATGTTGGAGGAAGTGATGGAACTCAACTGGCTTGATATCAGAAGCCAGCAG GTGGATGTCAATTCAGGAGACTATAATGGACAAACACCTCTCCATACAGCCAGTGAATTGGGCAACTTGGACATGGCAATGTTCCTGCTGGGAAAAGGGGCTTCACCTGACTCTGTGAACAGCTCTGGAAAATGCCCATTACACTTGAATATTAAGAACAG AACAGTACGCAAGAGAGATCATGCGCTACTTCATGCCTGGTTTCTGTCAGGGGTGGACATGGACACCACTGACTACAATGGCTGGACAGCAATGAAGGAGGCTGTTCAGTTGGGGGACAAAACCATGATCTCCAAACTAGTGGACTACAGAACCACGCCATtg TCCTCTGTGCCCGTGTAA
- the LOC130429777 gene encoding ankyrin repeat domain-containing protein 1-like isoform X2 codes for MQTPDYLEIDLSRLVIGDKKFLNILEEVMKLNWLHERIQPEKSKLMARTLSSLASRAVENNHFIDLQVLLEHVDVNSEDYMGYTPLHTACLLGNGEMVMFLLDNGAVNRSKHCPLHLAIKNRTVRKRDHALLHAWFLSGVDMDTSDYNGWTAMKEAVRLGDNTMITKLVHYRSTPLSSVPVYRRRRVSL; via the exons ATGCAGACACCAGATTATTTGGAGATAGACCTCAGTAGATTGGTGATTGGTGACAAGAAGTTCCTGAATATTCTGGAAGAAGTGATGAAACTCAACTGGCTTCATGAAAGAATCCAGCCG GAGAAGTCAAAATTGATGGCAAGAACTCTTAGTTCCCTTGCCTCTCGTGCTGTGGAGAACAATCATTTCATCGATCTTCAAGTCCTCCTAGAACAT GTGGATGTCAATTCTGAAGACTATATGGGATATACACCTCTCCATACAGCCTGTCTGTTGGGAAATGGAGAAATGGTTATGTTCCTACTGGACAATGGTGCAGTGAACCGCTCTAAACATTGCCCATTACACTTGGCCATTAAGAACAG AACAGTACGAAAGAGAGATCATGCGCTACTGCATGCCTGGTTTCTCTCAGGGGTGGACATGGACACCTCTGACTACAATGGGTGGACAGCAATGAAGGAGGCTGTTCGCTTGGGGGATAACACCATGATAACCAAGCTAGTGCACTACAGAAGCACGCCACtg TCGTCTGTGCCCGTGTACAGGAGGAGAAGAGTCTCGCTTTAA
- the LOC130429777 gene encoding L-asparaginase-like isoform X1 yields the protein MQTPDYLEIDLSRLVIGDKKFLNILEEVMKLNWLHERIQPEKSKLMARTLSSLASRAVENNHFIDLQVLLEHVDVNSEDYMGYTPLHTACLLGNGEMVMFLLDNGAVNRSKHCPLHLAIKNRNFLVIELLRWKGFTVKLHPVRIGVELIQTVRKRDHALLHAWFLSGVDMDTSDYNGWTAMKEAVRLGDNTMITKLVHYRSTPLSSVPVYRRRRVSL from the exons ATGCAGACACCAGATTATTTGGAGATAGACCTCAGTAGATTGGTGATTGGTGACAAGAAGTTCCTGAATATTCTGGAAGAAGTGATGAAACTCAACTGGCTTCATGAAAGAATCCAGCCG GAGAAGTCAAAATTGATGGCAAGAACTCTTAGTTCCCTTGCCTCTCGTGCTGTGGAGAACAATCATTTCATCGATCTTCAAGTCCTCCTAGAACAT GTGGATGTCAATTCTGAAGACTATATGGGATATACACCTCTCCATACAGCCTGTCTGTTGGGAAATGGAGAAATGGTTATGTTCCTACTGGACAATGGTGCAGTGAACCGCTCTAAACATTGCCCATTACACTTGGCCATTAAGAACAG GAATTTTCTAGTTATCGAGCTCCTGAGGTGGAAAGGGTTCACTGTTAAACTACACCCAGTGAGAATTGGCGTGGAATTGATCCA AACAGTACGAAAGAGAGATCATGCGCTACTGCATGCCTGGTTTCTCTCAGGGGTGGACATGGACACCTCTGACTACAATGGGTGGACAGCAATGAAGGAGGCTGTTCGCTTGGGGGATAACACCATGATAACCAAGCTAGTGCACTACAGAAGCACGCCACtg TCGTCTGTGCCCGTGTACAGGAGGAGAAGAGTCTCGCTTTAA